In Motilibacter aurantiacus, one genomic interval encodes:
- a CDS encoding DUF501 domain-containing protein, with protein sequence MTAPHLGETAAATAPAATPPAEDIAASDRDAIARQLGRPPRGLRAVAHRCPCGQPDVVETAPRLPDGTPFPTFYYLTCPRATGAVSTLESEGLMREMTERLQSDEGLAAAYRAAHEDYLRRRDAVEQVPEIADVTAGGMPSRVKCLHVLVAHSLAAGPGANPLGDEALAALPDWWTGGPCALSAADAPPPETPAPTAPEQDGP encoded by the coding sequence GTGACGGCCCCGCACCTCGGCGAGACGGCCGCGGCCACCGCACCCGCGGCCACCCCACCTGCTGAGGACATCGCCGCCTCCGACCGGGACGCCATCGCCCGCCAGCTCGGGCGCCCGCCCCGCGGGCTGCGCGCGGTCGCGCACCGCTGCCCGTGCGGCCAGCCCGACGTCGTCGAGACGGCTCCGCGGCTGCCGGACGGCACGCCGTTCCCGACCTTCTACTACCTCACCTGCCCGCGGGCCACGGGTGCGGTCAGCACCCTGGAGTCCGAGGGGCTCATGCGCGAGATGACCGAGCGCCTGCAGTCCGACGAGGGGCTGGCCGCGGCCTACCGCGCGGCGCACGAGGACTACCTGCGCAGGCGCGACGCCGTCGAGCAGGTCCCGGAGATCGCCGACGTCACGGCCGGCGGCATGCCGTCGCGCGTGAAGTGCCTGCACGTGCTCGTGGCGCACTCGCTGGCCGCCGGCCCGGGGGCCAACCCGCTCGGCGACGAGGCGCTCGCCGCGCTGCCCGACTGGTGGACGGGCGGCCCATGCGCCCTCTCCGCCGCCGACGCGCCACCTCCCGAGACACCCGCCCCCACCGCCCCGGAGCAGGACGGCCCATGA
- a CDS encoding MazG family protein, which yields MTGEPTRPTLVVVSPRVPPGAFSWPAWQALRSAAGVVVDPALSAHLPALAEAGVRVADEGEVRLVPAAALPAEAAAAGPGATVVELPDLPGAHVLDLVALLDRLRSPGGCPWDAEQTHRSLIQYLLEEAYEVVEAIEDDDRDALVEEVGDLLLQAVFHARLGEERADGPWSIDDAADGIVAKLIRRHPHVFGPAAGTGEVASSHTEKTWDAVKRAEKGRASAVDGVPLAQPALSLASKLIGRAERAGLDVPVGAVDSAEPDVGELLLSVVARARAEGVDAEGELRAAARRYADRVRAVEAAGAAGTGHPSGA from the coding sequence GTGACGGGGGAGCCCACCCGCCCCACGCTCGTCGTCGTCAGCCCGCGCGTCCCGCCCGGCGCCTTCTCCTGGCCCGCCTGGCAGGCGCTGCGCTCGGCCGCCGGCGTGGTGGTCGACCCGGCGCTCTCCGCGCACCTGCCCGCGCTCGCCGAGGCGGGCGTCCGCGTGGCCGACGAGGGCGAGGTCCGCCTCGTGCCCGCGGCCGCGCTCCCCGCCGAGGCCGCGGCCGCCGGGCCCGGAGCCACCGTCGTCGAGCTGCCCGACCTGCCGGGCGCGCACGTGCTCGACCTCGTCGCGCTCCTGGACCGGCTGCGCAGCCCGGGCGGCTGCCCCTGGGACGCGGAGCAGACGCACCGCAGCCTGATCCAGTACCTGCTGGAGGAGGCGTACGAGGTCGTCGAGGCGATCGAGGACGACGACCGCGACGCGCTCGTCGAGGAGGTCGGGGACCTGCTGCTGCAGGCGGTCTTCCACGCCCGGCTGGGCGAGGAGCGGGCCGACGGCCCCTGGTCGATCGACGACGCCGCCGACGGGATCGTCGCCAAGCTGATACGCCGCCACCCGCACGTCTTCGGGCCTGCCGCGGGCACCGGCGAGGTCGCGTCCTCGCACACCGAGAAGACGTGGGACGCGGTCAAGCGGGCGGAGAAGGGGCGCGCGTCGGCCGTCGACGGCGTCCCGCTCGCGCAGCCGGCGCTGTCGCTGGCGTCGAAGCTGATCGGGCGCGCGGAGCGCGCGGGGCTCGACGTCCCGGTGGGCGCCGTGGATTCCGCCGAGCCGGACGTGGGGGAGCTGCTGCTGTCGGTGGTCGCCCGGGCGCGTGCCGAGGGCGTGGACGCGGAGGGGGAGCTGCGGGCCGCCGCGCGGCGCTACGCGGACCGGGTGCGGGCCGTCGAGGCCGCGGGCGCGGCCGGGACGGGCCACCCCTCGGGCGCCTGA
- a CDS encoding FtsB family cell division protein — protein MPASSSRRTPPRAPGRAAGQPGRSRPDAPPRRARASARASRRGSGLTTRAAVLALVVCALALSLAYPLREYLGQRSEIAALRERTAQQEQRVAQLEADKARWQDPAYLRTQAEERLHRVPPGESHFVVKEPDRSTARQDTEEAAPRADERGERPWFGTLWESVEAADSGR, from the coding sequence ATGCCCGCATCCTCGTCCCGGCGTACCCCGCCGCGCGCTCCCGGGCGCGCGGCGGGGCAGCCGGGGCGCTCCCGGCCCGACGCCCCGCCACGGCGCGCCCGCGCGTCTGCACGGGCGTCCCGCCGGGGCTCCGGCCTGACGACGCGCGCGGCCGTGCTCGCGCTCGTGGTCTGCGCCCTCGCGCTGTCGCTCGCGTACCCGCTGCGCGAGTACCTCGGGCAGCGCTCGGAGATCGCCGCGCTGCGCGAGCGCACCGCCCAGCAGGAGCAGCGTGTCGCCCAGCTCGAGGCGGACAAGGCGCGCTGGCAGGACCCGGCGTACCTGCGCACCCAGGCGGAGGAGCGGCTGCACCGCGTCCCGCCGGGGGAGTCGCACTTCGTGGTCAAGGAGCCGGACCGCAGCACGGCCCGGCAGGACACCGAGGAGGCCGCCCCGCGGGCGGACGAGCGCGGCGAACGGCCGTGGTTCGGGACGCTGTGGGAGTCGGTCGAGGCCGCGGACAGCGGCCGCTGA
- a CDS encoding Ppx/GppA phosphatase family protein, with product MTSQRVAAFDCGTNSIRLLVADVDPVAGTLLDLDRRMEVVRLGQGVDRTGRLAPEALERTFEATRRYAEAVRAFGAERVRFVATSATRDAENRDEFAAGVRDILGVEPEVVTGADEAALSFAGATRELAGDGVAGPYLVVDIGGGSTEFVLGDASGVRAARSVDIGCVRMTERHLHEDPPTAEQVAAARADVEAAIALAAQTVPLHEAHTLVGVAGSVTTVAAMALDLEAYDSSVIHRSRIPSDDVRDVSAKLLAASHAERAALPFMHPGRVDVIGAGALVLEAVVDRLGLPDLVVSEHDILDGIAWSLVEARLPG from the coding sequence ATGACCTCCCAGCGCGTCGCAGCCTTCGACTGCGGCACCAACTCGATCCGCCTGCTCGTGGCCGACGTCGACCCCGTGGCGGGCACGTTGCTGGACCTGGACCGCCGGATGGAGGTCGTACGCCTCGGCCAAGGCGTCGACCGCACCGGGCGGCTCGCCCCCGAGGCGTTGGAGCGCACCTTCGAGGCCACCCGCCGCTACGCGGAGGCGGTCCGCGCCTTCGGCGCGGAGCGGGTGCGCTTCGTGGCCACCTCCGCCACCCGTGACGCCGAGAACCGGGACGAGTTCGCCGCCGGCGTGCGCGACATCCTCGGCGTCGAGCCGGAGGTGGTGACCGGGGCCGATGAGGCCGCGCTCAGCTTCGCCGGGGCGACCCGCGAACTGGCCGGGGACGGGGTCGCCGGGCCGTACCTCGTCGTCGACATCGGCGGCGGCTCCACCGAGTTCGTGCTGGGCGACGCGAGCGGCGTGCGGGCGGCTAGGTCGGTGGACATCGGCTGCGTGCGCATGACCGAGCGCCACCTGCACGAGGACCCGCCCACCGCCGAGCAGGTGGCCGCCGCCCGGGCCGACGTCGAGGCCGCGATCGCGCTGGCCGCGCAGACCGTCCCGCTGCACGAGGCCCACACGCTCGTCGGCGTCGCCGGCTCGGTGACGACCGTCGCGGCCATGGCGCTGGACCTCGAGGCGTACGACTCCTCGGTCATCCACCGCTCGCGCATCCCCTCCGACGACGTGCGTGACGTGTCGGCCAAGCTCCTCGCGGCTTCGCACGCCGAGCGTGCTGCGCTGCCCTTCATGCACCCCGGTCGGGTCGACGTGATCGGCGCGGGCGCGCTCGTGCTGGAGGCGGTCGTGGACCGGCTCGGCCTGCCCGACCTGGTCGTCAGCGAGCACGACATCCTCGACGGGATCGCCTGGAGCCTGGTGGAGGCCCGGCTGCCCGGCTAG
- the mfd gene encoding transcription-repair coupling factor: MTLSGLLTAVAADPALARAVREARDGASPTLELAAPAPVRPFAVAALAAPAPLGAARTVLAVTATGREAEDLVTALGSLLGPDNVAHFPSWETLPHERLSPRSDTVGLRLAVLRRLAHPSADDPSAGPVQVVVAPVRSVLQPLVRGLGDLEPVSLRPGDELALDDAVERLAAAAYTRVDMVEKRGEFAVRGGILDVFPPTEEHPLRVEYWGDTVEEVRWFKVADQRSLEVAEHGLWAPPCRELLLTPEVRERARALGAAHPSLAEVVDKLAEGIAVEGMEALIPALVDDLELLPEAMPAGTYVVVCDPERVRARAADLVATSREFLDASWATAAAGGEAPIDLGASSYRDLSEVRATTLASGRAWWTVTPFDTDLEISEAENVLPVSAKEVEGYRGDVQRAIADAKGWLGEGWRVVYVTEGHGPAERTVERLKEAGVPARLDVGLRQEPSPGVAEVTTGCIEHGLVSAQLKLAILTETDVNGQKASTKDMRRMPSRRRNQVDPLQLKPGDPVVHEHHGVGRYVEMVQRTVQGATREYLVIEYAPSKRGAPGDRLFVPTDQLDLVTRYVGGEQPALDRMGGADWQKRKGRAKKAVKQIAAELIKLYSARMATQGHQFGPDTPWQRELEDAFPYAETPDQLSTIDEVKRDMERPVPMDRVVCGDVGYGKTEIAVRAAFKAVMEGKQVAVLVPTTLLVQQHYSTFSERYAGFPVNVKALSRFQTDKEAKAVQEGVRDGSVDVVIGTHRLIMGDVHFKDLGLVIVDEEQRFGVEHKERLKHLRTNVDVLTMSATPIPRTLEMSITGIREMSTILTPPEERHPVLTYVGAYDEKQISAAIRRELLREGQVFYIHNRVESIERASARLRELVPEARVAHAHGQMNEHQLEQVVLDFWERRVDVLVCTTIVESGLNISNANTLIVERGDTLGLSQLHQLRGRVGRGRERAYAYFLYPPEKPLTETAHDRLATIAQNSDLGAGMRVAMKDLEIRGAGNLLGGEQSGHIADVGFDLYVRLVGEAVAEFKGEADTAPAEVKVELPVDAHLPHDYVPGERLRLEAYRKLAEAADDEAIEAVKAELADRYGTPPEPVENLVAVARFRAHARTAGLRDVALQGSQIRFGPVELRESQQLRLQRLYPRTLVKPATSTILVPRPATARIGGSPLRDVALLDWCRDLIDAVLLDAPAPAAAGGSGR, encoded by the coding sequence GTGACCCTGAGCGGCCTGCTGACCGCCGTCGCCGCCGACCCTGCCCTCGCCCGCGCCGTGCGGGAAGCGCGGGACGGCGCCAGCCCCACGCTCGAGCTGGCCGCCCCGGCGCCGGTCCGCCCGTTCGCGGTGGCGGCCCTGGCCGCCCCGGCGCCGCTCGGCGCCGCGCGGACGGTGCTGGCCGTCACGGCCACCGGCCGCGAGGCCGAGGACCTCGTCACCGCGCTCGGGTCGCTGCTCGGCCCGGACAACGTGGCGCACTTCCCCTCCTGGGAGACGCTCCCGCACGAGCGGCTGAGCCCCCGCAGCGACACCGTCGGCCTCCGGCTCGCGGTGCTGCGGCGGCTGGCGCACCCCTCGGCGGACGACCCCTCCGCGGGCCCGGTACAGGTCGTCGTCGCGCCCGTCCGCAGCGTCCTGCAGCCGCTGGTCCGCGGTCTCGGCGACCTCGAGCCCGTCAGCCTGCGCCCCGGCGACGAGCTGGCGCTGGACGACGCGGTCGAGCGGCTGGCCGCCGCCGCGTACACCCGGGTCGACATGGTGGAGAAGCGCGGCGAGTTCGCCGTGCGCGGCGGGATCCTCGACGTGTTCCCGCCGACCGAGGAGCACCCGCTCCGGGTGGAGTACTGGGGCGACACGGTCGAGGAGGTGCGCTGGTTCAAGGTCGCCGACCAGCGCAGCCTCGAGGTCGCCGAGCACGGGCTCTGGGCGCCGCCCTGTCGGGAGCTGCTGCTGACCCCCGAGGTGCGGGAGCGGGCGCGCGCGCTCGGCGCCGCCCACCCGAGCCTGGCCGAGGTCGTCGACAAGCTCGCCGAGGGGATCGCGGTCGAGGGCATGGAGGCGCTGATCCCGGCGCTCGTGGACGACCTCGAGCTGCTGCCCGAGGCGATGCCCGCCGGGACGTACGTCGTCGTGTGCGACCCGGAGCGGGTGCGTGCGCGGGCAGCGGACCTGGTGGCCACCAGCCGCGAGTTCCTCGACGCGTCGTGGGCGACCGCGGCAGCCGGGGGCGAGGCGCCGATCGACCTGGGCGCCTCGTCCTACCGCGACCTGTCCGAGGTGCGGGCGACCACGCTGGCGAGCGGCCGGGCCTGGTGGACCGTGACCCCCTTCGACACCGACCTCGAGATCAGCGAAGCCGAGAACGTGCTTCCGGTGTCGGCGAAGGAGGTCGAGGGCTACCGCGGCGACGTGCAGCGCGCGATCGCCGACGCCAAGGGGTGGCTCGGCGAGGGGTGGCGGGTCGTCTACGTCACCGAGGGGCACGGGCCGGCCGAGCGCACGGTCGAGCGGCTCAAGGAGGCCGGTGTGCCGGCGCGGCTGGACGTCGGGCTGCGGCAGGAGCCCTCGCCCGGCGTCGCCGAGGTGACGACCGGCTGCATCGAGCACGGCCTGGTCTCCGCCCAGCTCAAGCTGGCGATCCTCACCGAGACCGACGTCAACGGCCAGAAGGCGTCGACCAAGGACATGCGGCGCATGCCGAGCCGGCGGCGCAACCAGGTCGACCCGCTGCAGCTCAAGCCCGGCGACCCGGTCGTCCACGAGCACCACGGCGTCGGCCGCTACGTCGAGATGGTCCAGCGCACCGTGCAGGGGGCGACCCGCGAGTACCTCGTCATCGAGTACGCCCCGAGCAAGCGCGGCGCCCCCGGCGACCGGCTGTTCGTCCCCACCGACCAGCTCGACCTCGTCACGCGCTACGTCGGCGGCGAGCAGCCGGCGCTCGACCGCATGGGCGGGGCGGACTGGCAGAAGCGCAAGGGCCGGGCGAAGAAGGCGGTCAAGCAGATCGCCGCCGAGCTGATCAAGCTCTACAGCGCGCGCATGGCGACCCAGGGGCACCAGTTCGGCCCGGACACCCCGTGGCAGCGCGAGCTCGAGGACGCCTTTCCCTACGCCGAGACGCCTGACCAGCTGTCGACGATCGACGAGGTCAAGCGCGACATGGAGCGCCCGGTCCCGATGGACCGCGTGGTCTGCGGCGACGTCGGCTACGGCAAGACCGAGATCGCGGTGCGCGCCGCGTTCAAGGCCGTCATGGAGGGCAAGCAGGTCGCGGTCCTCGTGCCGACGACCCTGCTGGTGCAGCAGCACTACTCGACGTTCAGCGAGCGCTACGCCGGCTTCCCGGTCAACGTCAAGGCGCTGAGCCGCTTCCAGACCGACAAGGAGGCCAAGGCGGTCCAGGAGGGGGTGCGCGACGGCAGCGTGGACGTCGTCATCGGCACCCACCGGCTCATCATGGGCGACGTCCACTTCAAGGACCTCGGCCTCGTGATCGTCGACGAGGAGCAGCGCTTCGGCGTCGAGCACAAGGAGCGGCTCAAGCACCTGCGCACCAACGTGGACGTGCTGACGATGTCCGCCACCCCGATCCCGCGCACCCTGGAGATGTCGATCACCGGCATCCGCGAGATGTCGACGATCCTCACCCCGCCGGAGGAGCGGCACCCGGTGCTCACCTACGTCGGGGCCTACGACGAGAAGCAGATCTCCGCGGCGATCCGCCGCGAGCTGCTCCGCGAGGGGCAGGTCTTCTACATCCACAACCGGGTGGAGTCGATCGAGCGGGCCTCGGCCCGGCTGCGCGAGCTCGTCCCCGAGGCCCGGGTGGCGCACGCCCACGGGCAGATGAACGAGCACCAGCTCGAGCAGGTCGTGCTCGACTTCTGGGAGCGCCGCGTCGACGTCCTCGTCTGCACCACGATCGTGGAGAGCGGGCTCAACATCTCCAACGCCAACACCCTCATCGTCGAGCGCGGCGACACCCTCGGCCTGTCCCAGCTGCACCAGCTGCGCGGCCGCGTCGGCCGTGGCCGGGAGCGGGCGTACGCGTACTTCCTCTACCCGCCGGAGAAGCCGCTCACGGAGACGGCGCACGACCGGCTCGCGACGATCGCGCAGAACAGCGACCTCGGCGCCGGCATGCGGGTGGCGATGAAGGACCTGGAGATCCGCGGCGCGGGCAACCTGCTCGGCGGCGAGCAGTCCGGGCACATCGCCGACGTCGGCTTCGACCTCTACGTCCGCCTGGTCGGCGAGGCGGTCGCGGAGTTCAAGGGCGAGGCCGACACCGCCCCGGCCGAGGTCAAGGTCGAGCTGCCGGTCGACGCCCACCTGCCGCACGACTACGTGCCGGGCGAGCGGCTGCGGCTGGAGGCGTACCGCAAGCTGGCCGAGGCCGCCGACGACGAGGCGATCGAGGCGGTCAAGGCCGAGCTCGCCGACCGCTACGGCACCCCGCCGGAGCCGGTCGAGAACCTCGTCGCCGTCGCCCGGTTCCGCGCGCACGCCCGCACGGCCGGCCTGCGGGACGTCGCGCTGCAGGGGTCGCAGATCCGCTTCGGCCCGGTCGAGTTGCGCGAGTCCCAGCAACTGCGGCTCCAGCGGCTCTACCCTCGCACTCTTGTGAAGCCCGCCACATCTACGATCCTGGTGCCACGCCCGGCCACCGCCCGGATCGGAGGGTCCCCGTTGCGCGACGTCGCCCTGCTCGACTGGTGCCGAGACCTCATCGACGCCGTGCTGCTGGACGCCCCGGCACCGGCCGCCGCGGGCGGGAGCGGGCGGTGA
- a CDS encoding DUF885 domain-containing protein, translating into MTEPAAFEPVARAGLDTLLRHNPSLATVSGDHRYDDRLERLDPEALAEERADLAGALDALAALDPGGLSADDAVDREVLRVALESRAFALDELRPLAHDPLEANPGTAVYTLLARDFAPLGDRLRAAASRLRAVPANLAAARAALGVAPRVHLETAAGQFIGTRALLVDELAATLGEAPALRAEVEPARAAAIEAVDEHLAWLRARLAATDGSADGDPRLGAERFSRKLALSLDLGEHTAADDVLALAEDNLARVEAEIAQVAARLGGTPREVLDRLAAEGGVEDSTVVALCREALATTTAFVAERRLMTVHDDPVEVIVMPEIHRGVAVAYCSPPGPLETAPLPTYFAVAPTPADWSAERARSFYREYNAHMLQELTVHEAAPGHVLQLAHSRRYRGSTPVRACLWNGAFVEGWAVYAEELMADRGYPGVGGPDGNAALRMQQLKMQLRMTINAILDIRVHTRGMTEAEALALMVGRGHQEEGEAVGKWRRALLTSGQLSTYFVGYAAVSRLAAHLRAASPGWDDLQVHDALLAHGSPAPRHVRTLLGL; encoded by the coding sequence ATGACAGAGCCCGCGGCCTTCGAGCCCGTCGCCCGTGCCGGCCTGGACACCCTCCTGCGCCACAACCCCTCGCTCGCGACGGTGTCCGGCGACCACCGGTACGACGACCGGCTGGAGCGGCTCGACCCGGAGGCGCTCGCCGAGGAGCGCGCGGACCTCGCCGGCGCGCTCGACGCGCTGGCCGCGCTCGACCCGGGCGGGCTGTCGGCGGACGACGCGGTCGACCGCGAGGTGCTGCGGGTGGCGCTCGAGTCCCGGGCCTTCGCCCTCGACGAGCTGCGCCCGCTCGCGCACGACCCCCTGGAGGCCAACCCCGGCACGGCGGTCTACACGCTGCTGGCCCGCGACTTCGCGCCGCTGGGCGACCGGCTCCGCGCAGCCGCCTCCCGGCTGCGGGCCGTCCCGGCCAACCTGGCGGCCGCGCGTGCGGCGCTCGGCGTGGCCCCGCGCGTGCACCTGGAGACGGCCGCCGGGCAGTTCATCGGCACCCGGGCGCTGCTGGTGGACGAGCTCGCCGCCACGCTGGGCGAGGCGCCCGCGCTGCGCGCCGAGGTCGAGCCGGCCCGAGCGGCGGCGATCGAGGCGGTCGACGAGCACCTGGCCTGGCTGCGCGCCCGGCTCGCGGCCACCGACGGCTCCGCGGACGGCGACCCGCGGCTCGGGGCGGAGCGGTTCTCGCGCAAGCTCGCGCTCTCGCTGGACCTGGGGGAGCACACCGCCGCGGACGACGTCCTCGCGCTCGCGGAGGACAACCTCGCCCGGGTGGAGGCGGAGATCGCGCAGGTCGCGGCCCGGCTCGGCGGGACGCCGCGCGAGGTGCTCGACCGGCTCGCCGCGGAGGGAGGTGTCGAGGACTCCACCGTCGTCGCGCTGTGCCGCGAGGCGCTCGCCACCACGACGGCGTTCGTCGCGGAGCGCCGGCTGATGACCGTGCACGACGACCCGGTGGAGGTGATCGTCATGCCGGAGATCCACCGCGGGGTGGCCGTCGCGTACTGCAGCCCGCCCGGGCCGCTGGAGACGGCGCCGCTGCCGACGTACTTCGCCGTGGCCCCGACGCCCGCCGACTGGAGCGCGGAGCGGGCGCGCTCGTTCTACCGCGAGTACAACGCCCACATGCTCCAGGAGCTCACGGTCCACGAGGCCGCCCCGGGGCACGTGCTCCAGCTGGCCCACTCGCGCCGCTACCGCGGCTCCACCCCGGTGCGCGCCTGCCTGTGGAACGGGGCGTTCGTCGAGGGCTGGGCGGTCTACGCCGAGGAGCTCATGGCGGACCGCGGCTACCCCGGCGTGGGCGGCCCCGACGGCAACGCGGCGCTGCGGATGCAGCAGCTGAAGATGCAGCTGCGCATGACGATCAACGCGATCCTGGACATCCGCGTCCACACCCGCGGCATGACCGAGGCCGAGGCGCTCGCCCTCATGGTCGGGCGCGGCCACCAGGAGGAGGGCGAGGCCGTCGGCAAGTGGCGCCGCGCGCTGCTGACCAGCGGGCAGCTCTCGACGTACTTCGTCGGGTACGCCGCGGTGAGCCGCCTCGCCGCCCACCTGCGCGCCGCCAGCCCCGGCTGGGACGACCTGCAGGTGCACGACGCGCTCCTCGCGCACGGGTCGCCCGCGCCCCGGCACGTGCGAACGCTGCTCGGGCTCTGA
- the eno gene encoding phosphopyruvate hydratase translates to MASIDAVGAREILDSRGNPTVEVEVALDDGTIARAAVPSGASTGAFEAVELRDGESRYGGKGVEKAVLAVLDEIGPELVGFEASEQRLIDAALLELDGTPNKARLGANAILGVSLAVARAAAESAKLPLFRYIGGPNAHTLPVPMMNIINGGAHADSGVDIQEFMIAPVGAETFREALRWGAEVYQSLKSVLKAEGLATGLGDEGGFAPNLPNGRAALDLIGRAIDKAGFTLGDDIALALDVAATEFHENGTYRFEGSDRTSAQMTAYYTELVNDYPLVSIEDPLDEEDWDGWAAITAELGKRVQLVGDDLFVTNPERLARGIAGGQANALLVKVNQIGSLTETLDAVSLAHRSGYRCMMSHRSGETEDTTIADLAVATDCGQIKTGAPARSERVAKYNQLLRIEEELDDAARYAGRSAFPRAAKA, encoded by the coding sequence GTGGCGAGCATTGACGCCGTCGGCGCCCGGGAGATTCTTGACTCCCGCGGCAACCCCACCGTCGAGGTGGAGGTGGCCCTGGACGACGGCACCATCGCCCGTGCGGCCGTGCCGAGTGGCGCCTCGACCGGAGCCTTCGAGGCCGTCGAGCTGCGTGACGGCGAGTCGCGCTACGGCGGCAAGGGCGTCGAGAAGGCCGTCCTGGCCGTCCTCGACGAGATCGGCCCCGAGCTGGTCGGCTTCGAGGCCAGCGAGCAGCGGCTGATCGACGCCGCCCTGCTCGAGCTCGACGGCACCCCGAACAAGGCGCGCCTCGGCGCCAACGCGATCCTGGGCGTCAGCCTCGCGGTCGCCCGCGCCGCGGCCGAGTCGGCCAAGCTGCCGCTCTTCCGCTACATCGGCGGCCCCAACGCGCACACCCTGCCCGTCCCCATGATGAACATCATCAACGGTGGCGCGCACGCTGATTCCGGCGTCGACATTCAGGAATTCATGATCGCCCCGGTCGGGGCCGAGACGTTCCGCGAGGCGCTCCGCTGGGGCGCAGAGGTCTACCAGTCGCTGAAGTCGGTGCTCAAGGCCGAGGGCCTGGCCACCGGCCTCGGTGACGAGGGTGGCTTCGCGCCGAACCTGCCGAACGGCCGGGCGGCGCTGGACCTCATCGGCCGCGCGATCGACAAGGCGGGCTTCACGCTCGGCGACGACATCGCGCTCGCGCTCGACGTGGCCGCGACCGAGTTCCACGAGAACGGCACCTACCGTTTCGAGGGCTCGGACCGCACCTCCGCGCAGATGACGGCCTACTACACCGAGCTGGTCAACGACTACCCGCTCGTCTCGATCGAGGACCCGCTCGACGAGGAGGACTGGGACGGCTGGGCGGCCATCACCGCCGAGCTCGGCAAGCGCGTGCAGCTCGTGGGCGACGACCTGTTCGTCACCAACCCCGAGCGGCTCGCCCGCGGCATCGCCGGCGGTCAGGCCAACGCGCTGCTCGTCAAGGTCAACCAGATCGGCAGCCTCACCGAGACGCTCGACGCGGTCTCGCTCGCGCACCGCAGCGGCTACCGCTGCATGATGAGCCACCGCTCCGGCGAGACCGAGGACACCACGATCGCCGACCTCGCGGTGGCGACCGACTGCGGCCAGATCAAGACCGGTGCGCCCGCCCGCAGCGAGCGCGTCGCCAAGTACAACCAGCTGCTCCGCATCGAGGAGGAGCTGGACGACGCCGCCCGCTACGCCGGCCGCTCCGCGTTCCCGCGGGCCGCGAAGGCCTGA